The following are from one region of the Rosistilla carotiformis genome:
- a CDS encoding flagellar biosynthesis anti-sigma factor FlgM, with protein MSTPQPTNNVSRTNQVVENRATSGSSQPIDQLDLSSEAQGINRLSGASETGVVDGIRFDKVADIRRQIADGSYDTDDKLSAALDRLLDEVG; from the coding sequence GTGAGTACACCTCAGCCGACCAATAATGTTTCGCGCACCAACCAAGTTGTCGAGAATCGTGCCACCAGCGGCTCCAGCCAACCGATCGATCAATTGGACTTGTCTTCCGAGGCTCAGGGGATCAATCGCCTCTCGGGGGCCAGCGAGACTGGCGTGGTCGACGGGATTCGTTTCGACAAGGTCGCGGATATTCGTCGTCAGATCGCCGATGGCAGTTATGACACCGACGACAAATTGAGTGCTGCTTTGGACCGCTTGTTGGACGAAGTCGGTTAG
- a CDS encoding family 16 glycoside hydrolase: MANEAIDLLQPGLRGWLIADRFDFAERGEIAFDSGTLSIGKGRPASGLSYRGPQPGDYYRISWEARRTAGSDFFCGLTFPIRGSHATLIVGGWGGGVIGISNIDNMSAVENPTTEYREFELNRWYRFEMEVNKTAVLFAIDGDRVIDLDHDEHKYSVWWEQEQMAPIGLATWDTASEIRKLTLANLDG, from the coding sequence ATGGCAAACGAAGCGATCGATCTGTTGCAACCTGGGCTTCGCGGTTGGCTGATCGCCGATCGCTTTGATTTTGCTGAGCGAGGGGAGATTGCGTTCGACTCCGGAACGCTCTCGATCGGCAAGGGGCGGCCTGCCAGTGGGCTCAGCTATCGCGGGCCGCAACCCGGTGACTACTACCGCATCTCTTGGGAGGCTCGCCGCACCGCCGGCAGCGACTTCTTCTGCGGCCTGACGTTTCCGATTCGCGGCAGCCACGCGACGCTGATCGTCGGCGGCTGGGGGGGCGGAGTGATCGGGATCTCGAACATCGACAACATGTCGGCTGTCGAAAACCCGACGACTGAATATCGCGAGTTCGAGCTGAACCGCTGGTATCGGTTTGAGATGGAGGTCAACAAAACGGCGGTGCTGTTTGCGATCGATGGCGATCGCGTGATCGATCTCGATCACGACGAACACAAATATTCGGTCTGGTGGGAACAGGAGCAGATGGCGCCGATCGGGCTGGCCACCTGGGATACCGCCAGCGAGATCCGCAAGCTGACGCTGGCGAATCTCGACGGCTAA
- a CDS encoding VOC family protein, with translation MTEGSVSSSGSHQSNNNSSQASLSPFHLAVQVNDLAEAREFYGELLGCSEGRSANTWVDFDFFGHQFVCHLNPDKTPSEVHCNEVDGHGVPVPHFGIVLDMPRWNELAERLKSKGVEFVISPYIRFQGEPGEQGTMFFYDPSGNAVEMKGFNDMGALFAK, from the coding sequence ATGACGGAAGGTTCTGTATCAAGTAGCGGTTCTCATCAATCAAACAATAACTCATCGCAAGCATCGCTCTCTCCGTTCCACTTGGCGGTTCAAGTAAATGACTTGGCGGAAGCTCGTGAATTCTATGGTGAACTGCTCGGTTGCAGCGAAGGACGCAGTGCAAACACTTGGGTCGACTTCGACTTTTTTGGACACCAATTTGTGTGTCATCTCAATCCCGACAAAACGCCCAGTGAAGTTCACTGCAACGAAGTCGATGGGCATGGGGTCCCGGTTCCGCATTTTGGCATTGTTCTCGACATGCCGCGTTGGAACGAACTCGCCGAACGACTCAAGTCAAAAGGTGTGGAGTTTGTGATTTCTCCCTATATCCGATTTCAAGGTGAGCCTGGCGAACAGGGGACGATGTTCTTCTACGATCCGTCGGGAAACGCTGTCGAAATGAAAGGTTTCAACGACATGGGCGCGTTGTTCGCAAAGTAG
- a CDS encoding carcinine hydrolase/isopenicillin-N N-acyltransferase family protein produces the protein MMRSRLLTVMLPLLVLLTENGMIAQALACTTAVISGSATPDGRPILWKNRDYGSRLHNEMAEITGGKFKAIAVVNAGSRSSVWMGVNEVGFCIENSLSKDLKIEGKTSGPGNGTLMRMALQTCATVADFENLLKETNTSGRATIANFGVIDAQGGATLFETGPKQYKMFDANDPKVAPRGYIVRSNFSTTAQELDANPSPVELSDVSSSDRYLRACGILELTASDGISVEEVLRQCARDLSDEQGNPLPGSVNGKPGTLPTRIATKNTISRTTTVSAAVFHGVRPGEDPRLTTMWTMLGDPKFTIAVPSFVVGGVADDLTDERGGEIGEIAITLREWSLTPDKEAIYSDLLPGIWSDLWALEDRLLTTTLRAKQRWSQGKAPVQEIKKLHTEAAQAAMQAMSKELQEAKTIALAKPAPKPPVFDDSSFATSSN, from the coding sequence ATGATGCGATCCCGCCTTCTGACAGTGATGCTTCCGCTCTTGGTACTACTCACCGAAAACGGCATGATTGCCCAAGCATTGGCTTGCACAACGGCTGTAATCAGCGGCAGTGCGACCCCTGATGGCCGTCCGATCTTGTGGAAGAATCGCGACTACGGCAGTCGGCTACACAATGAAATGGCGGAGATCACCGGTGGGAAATTCAAAGCGATCGCCGTCGTGAATGCGGGCAGCCGGTCGTCGGTTTGGATGGGTGTCAACGAGGTAGGATTCTGCATCGAAAATTCGCTCAGCAAAGACCTGAAGATCGAAGGAAAAACGTCCGGCCCCGGCAACGGCACCTTGATGCGGATGGCGTTGCAGACATGTGCGACCGTGGCCGACTTCGAGAACTTACTGAAAGAGACCAACACCAGCGGACGGGCGACGATCGCAAACTTTGGTGTCATCGATGCTCAAGGCGGAGCTACGTTGTTTGAAACCGGGCCCAAGCAGTACAAGATGTTTGACGCCAACGATCCCAAGGTCGCCCCACGCGGCTACATCGTTCGCTCCAATTTCTCGACAACCGCTCAAGAGCTCGATGCAAATCCGAGTCCCGTTGAACTGAGCGATGTCTCGTCGAGCGATCGCTACCTACGAGCATGTGGGATCCTCGAACTGACAGCTTCGGATGGCATCTCGGTAGAGGAAGTCCTTCGGCAATGCGCTCGAGACTTGAGCGACGAACAGGGCAACCCGCTGCCAGGTTCGGTCAACGGCAAGCCGGGAACCCTCCCCACGCGAATCGCAACCAAAAACACGATCAGCCGCACGACCACGGTATCGGCTGCGGTGTTCCATGGCGTCCGCCCCGGCGAAGATCCTCGCCTGACCACGATGTGGACGATGCTGGGCGATCCCAAATTCACCATCGCGGTCCCATCGTTTGTTGTCGGGGGCGTCGCCGATGATCTGACGGACGAGCGTGGTGGAGAAATTGGAGAGATCGCAATCACGCTTCGCGAATGGAGCCTAACACCGGACAAAGAAGCGATCTACAGTGACTTGCTGCCCGGTATCTGGAGCGACCTGTGGGCGCTCGAAGATCGTCTACTGACGACCACGCTTCGCGCTAAGCAACGATGGTCCCAAGGAAAGGCCCCCGTGCAGGAGATCAAGAAGCTGCACACCGAAGCAGCCCAAGCCGCGATGCAAGCGATGTCAAAAGAATTGCAAGAAGCGAAAACCATCGCCTTGGCGAAACCCGCCCCCAAGCCGCCCGTGTTTGACGATTCAAGCTTCGCCACATCCTCAAATTAG
- a CDS encoding BPL-N domain-containing protein, protein MKRSTTTIPKALPGSIATLCQLLLFCGLVATGITRAESLPGTDRDTLIRVAIYDHSDGSANGPKNLKRILVRDAGFDAVRVTPEEIQKGILEKFDVLIMPGGSGSKQAEKLGEEGREVVKSFVRSGGGYVGICAGSYLASSQYDWSLGIVNARVWDRSHWARGTGTVSLGLTPSGRKVLKSKASELDVYYGQGPLLVPHDNPELPGYEVLATYVTEVAKKGAPEGAMVGTHAIVRTKFHDGRVLCYSPHPESSGGPNSIMVEGIRWAGSKPQN, encoded by the coding sequence ATGAAACGTTCAACCACTACCATCCCAAAAGCTCTCCCTGGTTCGATCGCGACTCTCTGCCAGTTGCTGCTTTTCTGCGGACTTGTCGCTACCGGAATCACCCGCGCCGAATCTCTACCGGGGACGGATCGCGACACGTTGATTCGCGTCGCAATTTATGACCATTCCGATGGCTCTGCCAACGGCCCCAAAAACCTCAAACGAATCCTGGTCCGCGACGCTGGATTCGATGCGGTCCGCGTGACTCCGGAAGAGATCCAGAAAGGCATCTTGGAGAAGTTCGACGTCTTGATCATGCCGGGCGGATCGGGCAGCAAGCAGGCCGAAAAGCTGGGCGAAGAAGGACGCGAGGTGGTGAAGAGCTTCGTCCGGTCCGGTGGTGGCTATGTCGGAATCTGCGCCGGATCCTACCTTGCATCGTCTCAGTACGATTGGTCGTTGGGGATCGTCAACGCAAGGGTTTGGGATCGCAGCCACTGGGCTCGTGGAACAGGAACTGTATCGCTGGGGCTCACCCCAAGCGGACGCAAAGTGCTCAAATCGAAAGCATCCGAATTGGATGTCTATTACGGACAAGGCCCGCTGTTGGTCCCTCACGACAATCCAGAGCTTCCAGGCTATGAAGTCCTGGCGACTTATGTGACCGAAGTTGCGAAGAAGGGAGCTCCCGAAGGTGCCATGGTTGGCACTCACGCCATCGTGCGAACGAAGTTCCACGACGGGCGAGTCCTTTGTTACAGCCCACACCCCGAATCATCCGGTGGCCCAAATTCGATTATGGTAGAAGGAATCCGTTGGGCCGGCAGCAAGCCGCAGAACTGA
- a CDS encoding RNA polymerase sigma factor: MTLSDIDRQLLDRCLDNEPQSWEAFIDRFLGLVVHVVNHTATSRGVTLPVAERDDMVAEVFLTLVNNDRAVLRRFRRQSSLATYLTVIARRVIVHQLATAQRNAAQKNRIASEETLISPVEQQVEDRDQLEQMLARLDPKEADIVRMHHLEGKSYREIGHHLGLPENSVGPMLSRARDKMRQSQPGV; this comes from the coding sequence TTGACACTCTCGGACATCGATCGACAACTGCTGGATCGTTGCTTGGACAACGAGCCTCAATCTTGGGAAGCGTTTATCGATCGCTTCTTGGGGCTGGTGGTGCACGTCGTCAACCACACCGCCACATCACGCGGCGTTACGCTCCCCGTTGCGGAACGAGACGACATGGTTGCGGAAGTCTTCCTGACCCTGGTCAACAACGATCGAGCGGTGCTGCGTCGCTTCCGGCGTCAGAGCAGTCTGGCGACCTATCTTACGGTCATTGCCCGCCGCGTGATCGTGCATCAACTGGCAACCGCTCAGCGGAATGCGGCTCAGAAAAATCGCATCGCCAGCGAAGAGACGCTGATCAGTCCAGTGGAACAACAGGTCGAGGATCGCGATCAGCTGGAACAGATGCTCGCTCGGCTCGATCCCAAAGAAGCTGACATCGTGCGGATGCATCATCTGGAAGGGAAGAGCTACCGCGAGATCGGCCATCATCTCGGCTTGCCCGAAAACAGCGTCGGCCCGATGCTCAGCCGCGCCCGCGACAAGATGCGTCAAAGCCAGCCAGGCGTCTAG
- a CDS encoding dockerin type I domain-containing protein produces the protein MAVFHVTTFDDVVAASDGVLSLREAISLANGSPGADEITFFETVTQPIVLGLGELSITDSVTITGAGRGTTVIDANQQSRVLNVAGESVDVTLLQLTLTDGRTTGSNGFGETTHSRVGIRFDSAGTLALIDSTLSGNSTVNVTSITPGTVTIEESGSDVVVREGSTILFQGPAVSLAVLDFTGTNGDDTLLLNASFVDFPGTVGFHGGTGRDTLQIGGSGQSINTSDLPAGSINGLEVIDLRGTGDNQLSLSEQDVSAIRDAGQTLRIVKDFGDTIRFRSGTFKVDSSRVEDDQLIITAKSGSNTIEFVGAGWTNPLNHLDVNGSGTIEPIDALQILNELGRKAYVQPGTSALVAPESLGASFPKKFYDTSGDNQVSPIDALRIINALGRGEGEAPAGEAYVFAASPVNQDADEEDQHEAVDLAILQWLGER, from the coding sequence TTGGCAGTCTTCCATGTCACCACTTTCGATGATGTCGTCGCAGCGTCCGACGGAGTTCTTAGCCTGCGGGAAGCGATCTCGCTGGCCAATGGTTCGCCTGGTGCAGACGAGATCACATTTTTCGAAACCGTCACCCAACCGATCGTGCTGGGGCTTGGCGAATTAAGCATCACCGACAGCGTGACGATCACTGGCGCCGGACGAGGGACGACCGTGATCGATGCAAATCAGCAATCGCGCGTTCTGAATGTCGCCGGTGAATCGGTCGATGTGACGCTGCTGCAATTAACCCTGACCGATGGCCGCACCACCGGTTCCAACGGTTTTGGCGAAACGACGCACAGCAGAGTTGGGATCCGATTCGATTCGGCGGGTACGCTTGCGTTGATCGACAGCACGTTGAGCGGCAACAGCACCGTCAATGTGACATCGATTACTCCCGGAACCGTCACGATCGAAGAGAGTGGCAGCGACGTGGTGGTTCGCGAAGGGAGTACGATCCTATTCCAAGGCCCCGCCGTCAGCCTTGCCGTACTGGACTTCACCGGCACCAACGGCGACGACACGCTTTTGTTAAACGCCAGCTTCGTCGATTTCCCAGGAACCGTTGGATTCCATGGCGGCACGGGACGCGACACGTTGCAGATCGGCGGCAGCGGCCAATCGATCAACACAAGCGATCTGCCTGCCGGTAGCATCAACGGACTGGAGGTGATCGATTTGCGAGGGACCGGCGACAACCAACTCTCCCTGAGCGAACAGGATGTTTCGGCGATCCGCGACGCCGGGCAAACGCTCAGGATCGTCAAGGACTTCGGCGACACGATCCGCTTCCGCAGCGGGACCTTTAAGGTCGACAGTTCTCGAGTGGAGGATGATCAATTGATCATCACGGCAAAATCGGGTTCCAATACGATCGAATTTGTCGGTGCCGGTTGGACCAATCCATTGAATCACTTGGATGTTAACGGTTCGGGAACAATTGAACCGATTGATGCCTTGCAGATTTTGAACGAACTAGGGCGCAAGGCTTACGTTCAGCCAGGCACCTCGGCGCTGGTTGCTCCCGAATCGTTAGGTGCCTCGTTCCCGAAGAAGTTCTACGACACGTCGGGAGATAACCAGGTCTCTCCCATCGACGCGCTGCGGATTATCAATGCCCTCGGACGCGGCGAAGGCGAAGCACCAGCGGGCGAAGCCTATGTGTTTGCTGCATCACCGGTAAACCAAGACGCCGACGAAGAGGACCAACACGAAGCGGTGGACCTGGCGATCCTGCAATGGTTGGGGGAACGTTGA
- a CDS encoding Fur family transcriptional regulator → MQSRGQRNTEQRRFLVDRVFSNHEHFDVDSLIEQLPRKGQENYVSRPTVYRALKEFVDAGLLRCFQLEGRSVYEHDYGYPQHDHLYCTRCQKLIEFTSDEIMKIRAQVAAQHSFRVTSHRLIIQGVCQDCSRRRKKRKQDLI, encoded by the coding sequence TTGCAGAGTCGTGGACAGCGGAACACCGAACAGCGTCGCTTTCTCGTCGATCGGGTGTTCAGTAACCACGAACACTTTGACGTCGATTCGCTGATCGAACAATTGCCGCGTAAGGGGCAGGAAAACTACGTCAGCCGGCCGACGGTCTACCGGGCGCTCAAGGAATTTGTCGATGCCGGGCTGTTGCGTTGCTTTCAGTTGGAAGGACGTTCGGTCTACGAACACGATTACGGCTACCCGCAGCATGATCATCTGTACTGCACCCGCTGTCAGAAATTGATCGAATTCACCAGTGACGAAATCATGAAGATTCGTGCTCAGGTTGCGGCCCAGCACAGCTTCCGCGTGACCAGCCACCGCTTGATCATTCAAGGGGTCTGCCAAGATTGCTCACGCCGTCGGAAGAAACGCAAGCAGGATTTAATCTAG
- a CDS encoding ferredoxin family protein has translation MTHVVAQPCFGCKYTDCVVVCPVECFYEGEKMLYIHPEECIDCEACVPECPVEAIFHEDNVPDEWTEYTQMNADEAEKCEVITEKKEPLADQ, from the coding sequence ATGACTCATGTAGTAGCCCAACCTTGTTTCGGTTGCAAATATACAGATTGCGTTGTCGTCTGCCCCGTCGAATGCTTTTACGAGGGTGAGAAGATGCTTTACATCCACCCCGAAGAATGCATCGACTGTGAAGCGTGTGTCCCCGAATGCCCCGTCGAAGCGATCTTCCACGAAGACAACGTTCCCGACGAATGGACGGAATACACTCAGATGAACGCGGACGAAGCGGAGAAGTGTGAAGTGATCACCGAGAAGAAAGAACCGCTGGCCGACCAATAG
- the aroC gene encoding chorismate synthase yields MTGNSFGQALRITTAGESHGPGNVVIIDGVPAGIPFSVDDLLPDLARRRPGQSKIVTQRKESDEPEILAGVFEGRTTGTSVAILIRNQDQRSKDYSDIKDKYRPGHADFTFDQKYGFRDYRGGGRSSARETTARVAAGALAKKILAEAFGGRVIGYVTQVGDLKAEIADPASVTLQQVEEFADGQPNIVRCPDEAVAQQMIAKIEEVRKAGDSIGGAAEIVAANIPAGLGEPVFDKLKADLAKALFSLPAVLGVEYGIGFGCVTMRGSEHNDLFTTGEDGQITTKSNRHGGMLGGISTGLPIVLRAAVKPTSSLPIEQATVTSSGEATTIRTRGRHDPCLLPRFIPMAEAMVAIVIADHWLRWRAQNAWSAATE; encoded by the coding sequence ATGACAGGCAACTCGTTCGGACAGGCACTGCGAATTACGACAGCTGGCGAGAGCCACGGTCCCGGTAACGTCGTGATCATCGACGGCGTCCCCGCTGGGATCCCGTTTTCAGTCGACGACCTGCTGCCCGATCTGGCCCGCCGCCGGCCCGGCCAAAGTAAGATCGTGACGCAGCGGAAGGAGTCCGATGAACCGGAGATCCTCGCCGGCGTCTTCGAAGGGCGGACCACCGGGACCAGCGTAGCGATCTTGATCCGCAACCAGGATCAACGTAGCAAAGACTACTCCGACATCAAAGACAAATATCGGCCGGGGCACGCCGATTTCACCTTCGATCAAAAGTACGGGTTCCGCGACTACCGCGGCGGCGGACGTTCGAGCGCTCGCGAAACGACGGCCCGCGTGGCGGCCGGAGCGCTAGCGAAGAAGATCCTCGCCGAAGCGTTTGGCGGCCGCGTGATCGGCTACGTGACGCAGGTAGGGGACCTGAAAGCGGAGATCGCCGATCCGGCAAGCGTCACGCTGCAGCAGGTCGAAGAGTTCGCCGACGGGCAACCGAACATCGTCCGCTGTCCCGACGAAGCGGTCGCCCAGCAGATGATCGCCAAGATCGAAGAGGTTCGCAAAGCGGGCGATTCGATCGGAGGTGCGGCGGAGATCGTGGCGGCCAACATCCCGGCGGGACTGGGCGAACCGGTGTTCGATAAATTGAAAGCCGATCTGGCCAAGGCGTTGTTCAGCCTGCCGGCGGTCTTGGGAGTTGAATACGGGATCGGGTTTGGGTGTGTGACGATGCGTGGCAGCGAACACAACGACCTGTTTACCACCGGCGAAGATGGCCAGATCACAACCAAGTCGAACCGGCACGGCGGCATGTTGGGAGGGATCTCGACGGGGTTGCCGATCGTGCTTCGCGCGGCGGTCAAACCGACCAGCAGCCTGCCGATCGAACAGGCGACGGTGACCAGTTCGGGCGAAGCGACGACGATCCGCACGCGCGGTCGCCACGACCCCTGCCTGCTGCCGCGGTTCATCCCGATGGCCGAAGCGATGGTTGCGATCGTGATCGCCGACCACTGGTTGCGATGGCGTGCACAGAACGCTTGGTCGGCAGCAACCGAGTGA
- a CDS encoding TIGR03032 family protein, with the protein MTPLEETPNALRSVHTSNLPEILNQLGISILVTTYQSGKLVMLRPEMGVLNTHFRVFEKPMGLAVEPNRLAIGTSMQVWEFHNIPAAGAKLDPPVNDACFLPRVAHWTGDIQIHEMAWIDDDVVFINTLFSCLARRSGTYNFEPVWRPSFITKYIPGDCCHLNGLAVRDNRIRYVTALGETDEPDGWRANKKDGGLLIDLDSNEIIARGLSMPHSPRWYDGKLFVLHSGTGGFGTIDLDTGKYESIVELPGFTRGLSFHGPLAFIGLSQVRETAVFGGVPIAERDLSERICGVWVVNIHTGEIVAFVKFEDAVQEIFAVEVLVGSRYPELVNEDRQLLAGSFELPDHALADVPPELRK; encoded by the coding sequence ATGACACCCCTCGAAGAGACACCTAACGCTTTGCGATCGGTGCATACCTCGAATCTGCCTGAGATCTTGAATCAGCTGGGGATTTCGATCCTGGTGACCACTTACCAGTCGGGCAAGCTGGTGATGTTGCGGCCAGAGATGGGCGTCCTGAACACGCACTTCCGCGTGTTCGAGAAACCGATGGGGTTGGCTGTGGAGCCGAACCGACTGGCGATCGGGACGTCGATGCAGGTCTGGGAATTCCACAACATTCCCGCCGCCGGTGCCAAGCTGGACCCACCCGTCAACGATGCGTGCTTTCTGCCTCGCGTTGCGCACTGGACCGGCGATATTCAGATTCATGAGATGGCTTGGATCGACGACGACGTCGTGTTCATCAACACGTTGTTCTCCTGTTTGGCTCGCCGCAGCGGCACCTACAACTTTGAACCCGTTTGGCGTCCTTCCTTCATCACGAAATACATTCCGGGAGACTGTTGTCATTTGAACGGTCTGGCCGTCCGCGATAACCGCATTCGTTATGTAACCGCGCTTGGTGAAACCGATGAGCCCGATGGTTGGCGTGCGAACAAGAAGGATGGCGGACTGCTGATCGATCTGGACAGCAACGAGATCATCGCCCGTGGGCTCTCGATGCCCCATTCGCCCCGTTGGTACGACGGCAAGCTGTTCGTCCTGCATTCCGGAACTGGCGGGTTTGGCACGATCGACTTGGACACCGGCAAATACGAATCGATCGTCGAACTGCCAGGGTTCACGCGCGGTCTGTCATTCCACGGTCCGCTGGCCTTCATTGGTCTGTCGCAAGTTCGCGAGACGGCGGTGTTTGGTGGGGTGCCGATTGCCGAACGCGATCTGTCCGAACGGATCTGCGGAGTCTGGGTGGTGAATATCCACACCGGCGAGATCGTTGCGTTTGTCAAGTTCGAAGACGCCGTGCAAGAGATCTTTGCCGTCGAGGTATTAGTCGGGTCCCGTTACCCCGAGCTTGTCAACGAAGACCGCCAGTTGCTTGCCGGTTCGTTTGAGTTACCCGATCACGCCCTGGCCGATGTTCCCCCGGAACTTCGCAAGTAA
- the ggt gene encoding gamma-glutamyltransferase has protein sequence MKFTMPARMPVDVAKGKSGVVVSNTAGASKVGREILAKGGNAVDAAIGVAFGLQVTWPEAGNIGGGGFMMIAPPDEEVVCVNYRETAPASVDEYSFDKWTQRHHSRMAGVPGTVRGMALAHEKFGKLPWDEILKPCIALAREGFVVDEYLAYSLNAVLKLQSIQTEPRFAEFRRVYGPPTGKFWKAGDLLVQPDLADTLELIADQGPSAFYEGAIADKLAAEMTRSGGLITKSDLKNYTAEIQPAIAGKIGQYEIFGAAPPSSGGITVLMHLRMLAAIPLPAATDALWTTDQVHYLVEAMRRGFRERAAWLGDPNFVEIPEHLLTTEHAVELAKTIRPDVATPSEAIAGSIPLSEGPYESPETTHFSVIDADGLAVSNTYTLEGTFGCRIVVPGTGFLLNNEMGDFNWYPGYTNKEGKIGTAANLLAPGKRMLSSQSPTIVRVDGQAKLLVGSPGGRTIINTVTEILVQTLFLNRSLEEAIDAPRFHHQWFPDEIRFESTSRGLFESMKTDLEARGHHVDLSPTRRQGSAHSIMIDLETGEATGVADWRRGGTAEALEQTPAPLSRQAAAVGE, from the coding sequence ATGAAGTTCACGATGCCGGCTCGCATGCCCGTCGATGTTGCGAAGGGAAAGAGCGGGGTTGTCGTCTCGAACACTGCTGGCGCGTCCAAGGTGGGGCGCGAGATACTTGCCAAAGGCGGTAACGCGGTCGACGCGGCAATTGGAGTCGCCTTCGGATTGCAGGTCACTTGGCCGGAAGCGGGCAATATCGGCGGCGGCGGGTTCATGATGATCGCTCCTCCCGACGAAGAGGTCGTCTGCGTCAACTATCGCGAAACGGCTCCGGCAAGCGTCGACGAATACAGTTTTGACAAATGGACACAACGGCACCACAGCCGCATGGCAGGCGTCCCCGGAACCGTCCGCGGCATGGCGTTGGCTCACGAAAAGTTTGGCAAATTGCCGTGGGACGAGATCCTTAAACCGTGTATTGCACTGGCTCGCGAAGGATTTGTTGTCGACGAATACTTGGCCTATTCCCTGAACGCGGTGCTGAAGCTGCAGTCGATTCAGACCGAGCCGCGGTTCGCCGAATTTCGTCGCGTCTACGGCCCTCCCACGGGCAAGTTCTGGAAAGCGGGCGACCTGTTGGTCCAGCCCGACTTGGCAGACACGCTGGAATTGATCGCGGATCAGGGCCCCAGTGCCTTCTATGAAGGAGCGATCGCCGACAAGCTTGCGGCCGAGATGACTCGCAGCGGCGGCCTGATCACCAAGAGCGACTTAAAGAACTACACCGCCGAGATCCAACCAGCGATCGCTGGCAAGATCGGCCAGTATGAAATCTTTGGTGCCGCTCCACCATCCTCGGGTGGAATCACCGTGTTGATGCATTTGCGGATGCTCGCGGCGATTCCGCTGCCCGCGGCGACGGACGCCCTCTGGACGACCGACCAGGTCCACTATCTGGTCGAAGCGATGCGACGTGGTTTTCGCGAACGAGCAGCTTGGCTGGGCGATCCCAACTTTGTCGAGATCCCAGAACATCTGCTCACGACAGAACATGCCGTCGAGCTTGCCAAAACGATTCGCCCCGACGTCGCAACGCCCAGCGAAGCGATCGCCGGATCGATCCCGTTGAGCGAAGGGCCCTACGAGAGCCCCGAGACGACCCACTTCTCGGTGATCGATGCCGATGGACTCGCCGTCAGCAACACCTACACCCTGGAGGGGACTTTCGGATGCCGGATCGTCGTCCCCGGAACCGGGTTCCTGCTGAACAACGAGATGGGAGACTTCAATTGGTACCCCGGTTACACCAACAAGGAAGGGAAGATCGGAACCGCCGCCAATCTGCTGGCTCCTGGAAAACGGATGCTCAGTTCCCAATCGCCAACGATTGTCCGCGTCGATGGCCAGGCGAAACTGTTGGTTGGAAGCCCCGGCGGCCGGACAATCATCAACACCGTGACGGAGATCCTTGTACAGACATTGTTCTTGAATCGTTCGCTCGAAGAAGCGATCGATGCCCCGCGGTTTCATCACCAGTGGTTCCCCGACGAGATCCGTTTCGAATCGACTAGCCGTGGATTATTCGAATCGATGAAGACCGATCTGGAAGCCCGCGGCCATCACGTCGATCTGTCTCCCACCCGTCGCCAGGGATCGGCTCACAGCATCATGATCGATCTGGAGACAGGTGAAGCGACAGGCGTCGCCGATTGGCGACGTGGAGGCACAGCGGAAGCTCTGGAACAGACGCCCGCGCCTCTGTCACGCCAAGCTGCCGCAGTCGGCGAATGA